One window of the Trifolium pratense cultivar HEN17-A07 linkage group LG2, ARS_RC_1.1, whole genome shotgun sequence genome contains the following:
- the LOC123910826 gene encoding C2 and GRAM domain-containing protein At1g03370-like isoform X3: MMKLVVQVVEAKNLVGLDSNGFSDLFVRLKMGKQKFRTKAIKKNLEPKWNEQFNLWVDDLKEKLVISVKGEDKFIHNHLIGRVKFPISLVFDEEIKSLGNAWYTLKPKNKKKHKNKECGEINLSIFLSQNNASSEQNVSSDQLSSLRKYSDASTCSPSQSFSQSSNGRSNSSSPVREEITSSKDEKNSSQKSFAGRLCQIFSSKGSDVSSISPSTSMELDRSEPDKVEVDDIKTEDQSPNETFEESVKKMQSADQGSEIPSNLPGGVVMDQLYIIATEDLNVLLFSPNSNFAKSLADIQGTTELQMSPWKLENDNTSLKRSVTYLKAATKLIKSVKAYEEQTYLKADEKNFAVLASVSTPDVMYGSTFKAEVLYVITPGPELPSGEQCSRLVISWRMNFLQSTMMKGMIENGARQGMKESFDQYATLLSQTVKPVDSKDLGSTKEQALASLKADPQSDLKLAMQYFANFTFISTFLMGLYVLIHMCLAAPTTIQGLEFFGLDLPDSIGEFVVCTLLVLQGQRMLSLILRFMRARARKGSDHGIKAQGDGWLLTVALIEGSNIAAVDSTGLCNPYVVFTCNGKTRTSSIKFNKSDPLWNEIFEFDAMDDPPSVLDVIVYDFDGPFDEAASLGHAEINFLKTNISDLADLCVSLEGKLAQACHTKLNLKIFLDNTRGGNVVKHYISKMEKEVGKKINLRSPQTNSAFQKLFGLPPEEFLINDFTCHLKRKMPLQGRLFVSARILGFHAKLFGHKTKFFLLWEDIEDIQVVPPTFSSMGSPIIVITIRQGRGVDAKHGAKTQDEQGRLKFHFQSFVSFNVANRTIMALWKARSLSIEQKVQLVEDDPDNESITSEESGTFLVSDDISMSEVHSCALPVPFLYGVIQWG; this comes from the exons ATGATGAAGCTTGTGGTTCAAGTGGTTGAGGCAAAAAATTTGGTGGGTTTGGATTCCAATGGTTTTAGTGATTTATTTGTGCGGTTAAAGATGGGAAAGCAAAAGTTTAGGACAAAGGCGATAAAGAAGAATTTGGAACCAAAGTGGAATGAACAATTCAATTTATGGGTTGATGATCTTAAAGAAAAACTTGTTATCTCTGTCAAGGGTGAAGATAAGTTCATTCATAATCATTTGATTGGAAGAGTTAAATTCCCAATTTCACTTGTTTTTGATGAGGAAATTAAATCTCTTGGCAATGCTTGGTACACTTTGAAACCCAAAAACAAGAAGAAGCACAAGAATAAAGAATGTG GTGAGATTAATTTGAGTATATTCCTTTCTCAAAATAATGCATCTTCAGAACAAAATGTTTCTAGTGATCAATTATCAAGTCTAAGAAAATACAGTGATGCAAGTACATGTTCTCCTTCGCAATCATTTTCGCAATCATCCAATGGCCGTTCAAACTCGTCTTCTCCTGTAAGGGAAGAAATTACATCTTCAAAAGATGAGAAAAATAGTTCACAAAAATCGTTTGCTGGCCGACTTTGTCAAATATTTAGTAGTAAAGGTTCTGATGTGTCTTCAATTTCACCCAGTACAAGCATGGAATTGGACCGATCCGAACCAGATAAAGTTGAAGTTGACGATATCAAAACTGAGGATCAGTCCCCTAATGAAACTTTTGAAGAATCTGTGAAAAAAATGCAGTCTGCAGATCAAGGAAGTGAAATTCCTAGCAATTTACCTGGAGGGGTTGTTATGGACCAACTATATATTATTGCAACGGAAGACTTGAATGTATTACTATTTTCACCCAATTCAAATTTTGCCAAATCATTAGCAGACATACAAGGTACTACAGAACTACAAATGAGTCCTTGGAAGTTAGAGAATGACAATACGAGTTTGAAACGATCAGTTACATACCTCAAGGCTGccacaaaattaattaagtcTGTCAAAGCCTATGAAGAACAAACATATTTAAAAGCCGATGAAAAGAACTTTGCTGTTCTGGCAAGTGTTAGCACTCCAGATGTTATGTATGGAAGCACCTTCAAGGCAGAAGTACTTTATGTGATCACACCCGGACCAGAGTTGCCATCGGGAGAGCAATGTTCACGTCTGGTGATATCATGGAGAATGAACTTCTTACAAAGCACCATGATGAAAGGAATGATAGAAAATGGAGCGCGACAAGGTATGAAGGAATCCTTTGATCAGTATGCCACTCTGTTATCTCAGACGGTTAAGCCTGTTGACTCAAAGGATCTTGGTTCCACCAAGGAACAAGCTTTGGCATCGTTAAAGGCAGATCCCCAATCAGATTTGAAGTTAGCAATGCAGTATTTTGCTAATTTTACATTCATCTCAACTTTCTTAATGGGGTTGTATGTTCTTATCCACATGTGTCTGGCTGCACCTACCACGATTCAAGGGCTTGAGTTTTTTGGACTTGACTTGCCAGATTCAATTGGTGAATTTGTTGTTTGTACACTTTTGGTTCTTCAAGGGCAACGCATGTTGAGTTTGATCTTACGTTTCATGCGAGCTAGAGCACGGAAGG GTAGTGATCATGGAATTAAAGCACAAGGAGATGGATGGCTACTAACTGTGGCCTTAATTGAAGGAAGCAATATAGCTGCTGTTGATTCTACTGGACTTTGTAATCCATATGTTGTTTTTACTTGCAATGGAAAAACAAGAACTAGCTCAATCAAGTTCAACAAATCTGATCCTTTATGGAATG aaatatttgaatttgatgCAATGGATGACCCTCCTTCTGTGTTGGATGTGATAGTTTATGATTTTGATGGACCGTTTGATGAAGCTGCATCTTTAGGACATGCCGAAATCAATTTCCTTAAAACAAACATATCAGATCTTGCTGATTTATGTGTTTCTCTTGAAGGAAAGTTAGCTCAGGCATGCCACACTAAATTGAACTTAAAAATTTTCTTGGACAACACTAGAGGTGGGAATGTTGTAAAACACTATATAAGTAAAATGGAGAAAGAAGTGGGGAAGAAG ATTAATTTGCGATCTCCTCAAACAAATTCAGCCTTTCAGAAACTCTTTGGACTTCCACCGGAGGAATTTCTCATCAATGATTTCACATGtcatttgaaaagaaaaatgccCCTACAG GGCCGTCTATTTGTTTCAGCAAGAATACTTGGATTTCATGCAAAATTGTTTGGACACAAGACAAAATTCTTTTTGCTTTGGGAGGACATCGAAGACATTCAGGTCGTTCCTCCTACATTTTCATCAATGGGTAGTCCAATAATTGTCATAACTATTCGTCAAGGAAGAGGTGTGGATGCAAAGCATGGTGCAAAAACACAAGACGAACAAGGCAGACTCAAGTTCCATTTCCAGTCTTTTGTGTCTTTCAATGTTGCAAACAG GACTATCATGGCTCTCTGGAAGGCCAGATCTTTGAGTATTGAACAAAAAGTCCAATTAGTTGAAGATGACCCTGATAATGAAAGCATTACTAGTGAAGAGAGTGGAACGTTCCTTGTCAGCGATGATATTAGCATGTCTGAGGTTCATTCTTGTGCTCTTCCAGTTCCt TTTCTTTATGGAGTTATTCAGTGGGGGTGA
- the LOC123910826 gene encoding C2 and GRAM domain-containing protein At1g03370-like isoform X1 gives MMKLVVQVVEAKNLVGLDSNGFSDLFVRLKMGKQKFRTKAIKKNLEPKWNEQFNLWVDDLKEKLVISVKGEDKFIHNHLIGRVKFPISLVFDEEIKSLGNAWYTLKPKNKKKHKNKECGEINLSIFLSQNNASSEQNVSSDQLSSLRKYSDASTCSPSQSFSQSSNGRSNSSSPVREEITSSKDEKNSSQKSFAGRLCQIFSSKGSDVSSISPSTSMELDRSEPDKVEVDDIKTEDQSPNETFEESVKKMQSADQGSEIPSNLPGGVVMDQLYIIATEDLNVLLFSPNSNFAKSLADIQGTTELQMSPWKLENDNTSLKRSVTYLKAATKLIKSVKAYEEQTYLKADEKNFAVLASVSTPDVMYGSTFKAEVLYVITPGPELPSGEQCSRLVISWRMNFLQSTMMKGMIENGARQGMKESFDQYATLLSQTVKPVDSKDLGSTKEQALASLKADPQSDLKLAMQYFANFTFISTFLMGLYVLIHMCLAAPTTIQGLEFFGLDLPDSIGEFVVCTLLVLQGQRMLSLILRFMRARARKGSDHGIKAQGDGWLLTVALIEGSNIAAVDSTGLCNPYVVFTCNGKTRTSSIKFNKSDPLWNEIFEFDAMDDPPSVLDVIVYDFDGPFDEAASLGHAEINFLKTNISDLADLCVSLEGKLAQACHTKLNLKIFLDNTRGGNVVKHYISKMEKEVGKKINLRSPQTNSAFQKLFGLPPEEFLINDFTCHLKRKMPLQGRLFVSARILGFHAKLFGHKTKFFLLWEDIEDIQVVPPTFSSMGSPIIVITIRQGRGVDAKHGAKTQDEQGRLKFHFQSFVSFNVANRTIMALWKARSLSIEQKVQLVEDDPDNESITSEESGTFLVSDDISMSEVHSCALPVPVSFFMELFSGGELDCRVMEKSGCVSYSYTPWVSENNDVYERAVYYKFEKRISRYKVEVTSTQQKSLLEGKGWLVEEVMNFHGVPLGDYFNLHLRYQIDDLLPKGKGCKVQVLFGIEWLKNTKHQKRITKNILKNLQERLKLTFSLVEKEFLEK, from the exons ATGATGAAGCTTGTGGTTCAAGTGGTTGAGGCAAAAAATTTGGTGGGTTTGGATTCCAATGGTTTTAGTGATTTATTTGTGCGGTTAAAGATGGGAAAGCAAAAGTTTAGGACAAAGGCGATAAAGAAGAATTTGGAACCAAAGTGGAATGAACAATTCAATTTATGGGTTGATGATCTTAAAGAAAAACTTGTTATCTCTGTCAAGGGTGAAGATAAGTTCATTCATAATCATTTGATTGGAAGAGTTAAATTCCCAATTTCACTTGTTTTTGATGAGGAAATTAAATCTCTTGGCAATGCTTGGTACACTTTGAAACCCAAAAACAAGAAGAAGCACAAGAATAAAGAATGTG GTGAGATTAATTTGAGTATATTCCTTTCTCAAAATAATGCATCTTCAGAACAAAATGTTTCTAGTGATCAATTATCAAGTCTAAGAAAATACAGTGATGCAAGTACATGTTCTCCTTCGCAATCATTTTCGCAATCATCCAATGGCCGTTCAAACTCGTCTTCTCCTGTAAGGGAAGAAATTACATCTTCAAAAGATGAGAAAAATAGTTCACAAAAATCGTTTGCTGGCCGACTTTGTCAAATATTTAGTAGTAAAGGTTCTGATGTGTCTTCAATTTCACCCAGTACAAGCATGGAATTGGACCGATCCGAACCAGATAAAGTTGAAGTTGACGATATCAAAACTGAGGATCAGTCCCCTAATGAAACTTTTGAAGAATCTGTGAAAAAAATGCAGTCTGCAGATCAAGGAAGTGAAATTCCTAGCAATTTACCTGGAGGGGTTGTTATGGACCAACTATATATTATTGCAACGGAAGACTTGAATGTATTACTATTTTCACCCAATTCAAATTTTGCCAAATCATTAGCAGACATACAAGGTACTACAGAACTACAAATGAGTCCTTGGAAGTTAGAGAATGACAATACGAGTTTGAAACGATCAGTTACATACCTCAAGGCTGccacaaaattaattaagtcTGTCAAAGCCTATGAAGAACAAACATATTTAAAAGCCGATGAAAAGAACTTTGCTGTTCTGGCAAGTGTTAGCACTCCAGATGTTATGTATGGAAGCACCTTCAAGGCAGAAGTACTTTATGTGATCACACCCGGACCAGAGTTGCCATCGGGAGAGCAATGTTCACGTCTGGTGATATCATGGAGAATGAACTTCTTACAAAGCACCATGATGAAAGGAATGATAGAAAATGGAGCGCGACAAGGTATGAAGGAATCCTTTGATCAGTATGCCACTCTGTTATCTCAGACGGTTAAGCCTGTTGACTCAAAGGATCTTGGTTCCACCAAGGAACAAGCTTTGGCATCGTTAAAGGCAGATCCCCAATCAGATTTGAAGTTAGCAATGCAGTATTTTGCTAATTTTACATTCATCTCAACTTTCTTAATGGGGTTGTATGTTCTTATCCACATGTGTCTGGCTGCACCTACCACGATTCAAGGGCTTGAGTTTTTTGGACTTGACTTGCCAGATTCAATTGGTGAATTTGTTGTTTGTACACTTTTGGTTCTTCAAGGGCAACGCATGTTGAGTTTGATCTTACGTTTCATGCGAGCTAGAGCACGGAAGG GTAGTGATCATGGAATTAAAGCACAAGGAGATGGATGGCTACTAACTGTGGCCTTAATTGAAGGAAGCAATATAGCTGCTGTTGATTCTACTGGACTTTGTAATCCATATGTTGTTTTTACTTGCAATGGAAAAACAAGAACTAGCTCAATCAAGTTCAACAAATCTGATCCTTTATGGAATG aaatatttgaatttgatgCAATGGATGACCCTCCTTCTGTGTTGGATGTGATAGTTTATGATTTTGATGGACCGTTTGATGAAGCTGCATCTTTAGGACATGCCGAAATCAATTTCCTTAAAACAAACATATCAGATCTTGCTGATTTATGTGTTTCTCTTGAAGGAAAGTTAGCTCAGGCATGCCACACTAAATTGAACTTAAAAATTTTCTTGGACAACACTAGAGGTGGGAATGTTGTAAAACACTATATAAGTAAAATGGAGAAAGAAGTGGGGAAGAAG ATTAATTTGCGATCTCCTCAAACAAATTCAGCCTTTCAGAAACTCTTTGGACTTCCACCGGAGGAATTTCTCATCAATGATTTCACATGtcatttgaaaagaaaaatgccCCTACAG GGCCGTCTATTTGTTTCAGCAAGAATACTTGGATTTCATGCAAAATTGTTTGGACACAAGACAAAATTCTTTTTGCTTTGGGAGGACATCGAAGACATTCAGGTCGTTCCTCCTACATTTTCATCAATGGGTAGTCCAATAATTGTCATAACTATTCGTCAAGGAAGAGGTGTGGATGCAAAGCATGGTGCAAAAACACAAGACGAACAAGGCAGACTCAAGTTCCATTTCCAGTCTTTTGTGTCTTTCAATGTTGCAAACAG GACTATCATGGCTCTCTGGAAGGCCAGATCTTTGAGTATTGAACAAAAAGTCCAATTAGTTGAAGATGACCCTGATAATGAAAGCATTACTAGTGAAGAGAGTGGAACGTTCCTTGTCAGCGATGATATTAGCATGTCTGAGGTTCATTCTTGTGCTCTTCCAGTTCCt GTCAGTTTCTTTATGGAGTTATTCAGTGGGGGTGAGTTGGACTGTAGGGTCATGGAAAAATCTGGTTGTGTGAGTTATTCTTATACCCCTTGGGTATCCGAGAACAACGATGTATATGAAAGGGCGGTATATTACAAATTTGAGAAGCGTATTTCACGTTATAAAGTTGAAGTAACAAGTACTCAACAAAAATCTCTTTTGGAGGGAAAGGGTTGGCTTGTAGAAGAGGTTATGAACTTCCATGGAGTTCCTCTTGGTGATTATTTTAAT TTGCACCTTCGCTATCAAATTGACGATTTACTCCCAAAAGGAAAGGGATGTAAAGTTCAAGTATTATTTGGAATTGAATGGttgaaaaatacaaaacatcagAAAAGGATTACAaagaacattttaaaaaatctacAAGAAAGACTAAAGTTGACCTTTAGTTTAGTTGAGAAGGagtttcttgaaaaatag
- the LOC123910826 gene encoding C2 and GRAM domain-containing protein At1g03370-like isoform X2, which translates to MMKLVVQVVEAKNLVGLDSNGFSDLFVRLKMGKQKFRTKAIKKNLEPKWNEQFNLWVDDLKEKLVISVKGEDKFIHNHLIGRVKFPISLVFDEEIKSLGNAWYTLKPKNKKKHKNKECGEINLSIFLSQNNASSEQNVSSDQLSSLRKYSDASTCSPSQSFSQSSNGRSNSSSPVREEITSSKDEKNSSQKSFAGRLCQIFSSKGSDVSSISPSTSMELDRSEPDKVEVDDIKTEDQSPNETFEESVKKMQSADQGSEIPSNLPGGVVMDQLYIIATEDLNVLLFSPNSNFAKSLADIQGTTELQMSPWKLENDNTSLKRSVTYLKAATKLIKSVKAYEEQTYLKADEKNFAVLASVSTPDVMYGSTFKAEVLYVITPGPELPSGEQCSRLVISWRMNFLQSTMMKGMIENGARQGMKESFDQYATLLSQTVKPVDSKDLGSTKEQALASLKADPQSDLKLAMQYFANFTFISTFLMGLYVLIHMCLAAPTTIQGLEFFGLDLPDSIGEFVVCTLLVLQGQRMLSLILRFMRARARKGSDHGIKAQGDGWLLTVALIEGSNIAAVDSTGLCNPYVVFTCNGKTRTSSIKFNKSDPLWNEIFEFDAMDDPPSVLDVIVYDFDGPFDEAASLGHAEINFLKTNISDLADLCVSLEGKLAQACHTKLNLKIFLDNTRGGNVVKHYISKMEKEVGKKINLRSPQTNSAFQKLFGLPPEEFLINDFTCHLKRKMPLQGRLFVSARILGFHAKLFGHKTKFFLLWEDIEDIQVVPPTFSSMGSPIIVITIRQGRGVDAKHGAKTQDEQGRLKFHFQSFVSFNVANRTIMALWKARSLSIEQKVQLVEDDPDNESITSEESGTFLVSDDISMSEVHSCALPVPVSFFMELFSGGELDCRVMEKSGCVSYSYTPWVSENNDVYERAVYYKFEKRISRYKVEVTSTQQKSLLEGKGWLVEEVMNFHGVPLGDYFNVIAPSLSN; encoded by the exons ATGATGAAGCTTGTGGTTCAAGTGGTTGAGGCAAAAAATTTGGTGGGTTTGGATTCCAATGGTTTTAGTGATTTATTTGTGCGGTTAAAGATGGGAAAGCAAAAGTTTAGGACAAAGGCGATAAAGAAGAATTTGGAACCAAAGTGGAATGAACAATTCAATTTATGGGTTGATGATCTTAAAGAAAAACTTGTTATCTCTGTCAAGGGTGAAGATAAGTTCATTCATAATCATTTGATTGGAAGAGTTAAATTCCCAATTTCACTTGTTTTTGATGAGGAAATTAAATCTCTTGGCAATGCTTGGTACACTTTGAAACCCAAAAACAAGAAGAAGCACAAGAATAAAGAATGTG GTGAGATTAATTTGAGTATATTCCTTTCTCAAAATAATGCATCTTCAGAACAAAATGTTTCTAGTGATCAATTATCAAGTCTAAGAAAATACAGTGATGCAAGTACATGTTCTCCTTCGCAATCATTTTCGCAATCATCCAATGGCCGTTCAAACTCGTCTTCTCCTGTAAGGGAAGAAATTACATCTTCAAAAGATGAGAAAAATAGTTCACAAAAATCGTTTGCTGGCCGACTTTGTCAAATATTTAGTAGTAAAGGTTCTGATGTGTCTTCAATTTCACCCAGTACAAGCATGGAATTGGACCGATCCGAACCAGATAAAGTTGAAGTTGACGATATCAAAACTGAGGATCAGTCCCCTAATGAAACTTTTGAAGAATCTGTGAAAAAAATGCAGTCTGCAGATCAAGGAAGTGAAATTCCTAGCAATTTACCTGGAGGGGTTGTTATGGACCAACTATATATTATTGCAACGGAAGACTTGAATGTATTACTATTTTCACCCAATTCAAATTTTGCCAAATCATTAGCAGACATACAAGGTACTACAGAACTACAAATGAGTCCTTGGAAGTTAGAGAATGACAATACGAGTTTGAAACGATCAGTTACATACCTCAAGGCTGccacaaaattaattaagtcTGTCAAAGCCTATGAAGAACAAACATATTTAAAAGCCGATGAAAAGAACTTTGCTGTTCTGGCAAGTGTTAGCACTCCAGATGTTATGTATGGAAGCACCTTCAAGGCAGAAGTACTTTATGTGATCACACCCGGACCAGAGTTGCCATCGGGAGAGCAATGTTCACGTCTGGTGATATCATGGAGAATGAACTTCTTACAAAGCACCATGATGAAAGGAATGATAGAAAATGGAGCGCGACAAGGTATGAAGGAATCCTTTGATCAGTATGCCACTCTGTTATCTCAGACGGTTAAGCCTGTTGACTCAAAGGATCTTGGTTCCACCAAGGAACAAGCTTTGGCATCGTTAAAGGCAGATCCCCAATCAGATTTGAAGTTAGCAATGCAGTATTTTGCTAATTTTACATTCATCTCAACTTTCTTAATGGGGTTGTATGTTCTTATCCACATGTGTCTGGCTGCACCTACCACGATTCAAGGGCTTGAGTTTTTTGGACTTGACTTGCCAGATTCAATTGGTGAATTTGTTGTTTGTACACTTTTGGTTCTTCAAGGGCAACGCATGTTGAGTTTGATCTTACGTTTCATGCGAGCTAGAGCACGGAAGG GTAGTGATCATGGAATTAAAGCACAAGGAGATGGATGGCTACTAACTGTGGCCTTAATTGAAGGAAGCAATATAGCTGCTGTTGATTCTACTGGACTTTGTAATCCATATGTTGTTTTTACTTGCAATGGAAAAACAAGAACTAGCTCAATCAAGTTCAACAAATCTGATCCTTTATGGAATG aaatatttgaatttgatgCAATGGATGACCCTCCTTCTGTGTTGGATGTGATAGTTTATGATTTTGATGGACCGTTTGATGAAGCTGCATCTTTAGGACATGCCGAAATCAATTTCCTTAAAACAAACATATCAGATCTTGCTGATTTATGTGTTTCTCTTGAAGGAAAGTTAGCTCAGGCATGCCACACTAAATTGAACTTAAAAATTTTCTTGGACAACACTAGAGGTGGGAATGTTGTAAAACACTATATAAGTAAAATGGAGAAAGAAGTGGGGAAGAAG ATTAATTTGCGATCTCCTCAAACAAATTCAGCCTTTCAGAAACTCTTTGGACTTCCACCGGAGGAATTTCTCATCAATGATTTCACATGtcatttgaaaagaaaaatgccCCTACAG GGCCGTCTATTTGTTTCAGCAAGAATACTTGGATTTCATGCAAAATTGTTTGGACACAAGACAAAATTCTTTTTGCTTTGGGAGGACATCGAAGACATTCAGGTCGTTCCTCCTACATTTTCATCAATGGGTAGTCCAATAATTGTCATAACTATTCGTCAAGGAAGAGGTGTGGATGCAAAGCATGGTGCAAAAACACAAGACGAACAAGGCAGACTCAAGTTCCATTTCCAGTCTTTTGTGTCTTTCAATGTTGCAAACAG GACTATCATGGCTCTCTGGAAGGCCAGATCTTTGAGTATTGAACAAAAAGTCCAATTAGTTGAAGATGACCCTGATAATGAAAGCATTACTAGTGAAGAGAGTGGAACGTTCCTTGTCAGCGATGATATTAGCATGTCTGAGGTTCATTCTTGTGCTCTTCCAGTTCCt GTCAGTTTCTTTATGGAGTTATTCAGTGGGGGTGAGTTGGACTGTAGGGTCATGGAAAAATCTGGTTGTGTGAGTTATTCTTATACCCCTTGGGTATCCGAGAACAACGATGTATATGAAAGGGCGGTATATTACAAATTTGAGAAGCGTATTTCACGTTATAAAGTTGAAGTAACAAGTACTCAACAAAAATCTCTTTTGGAGGGAAAGGGTTGGCTTGTAGAAGAGGTTATGAACTTCCATGGAGTTCCTCTTGGTGATTATTTTAATGTGA TTGCACCTTCGCTATCAAATTGA